A single Lactuca sativa cultivar Salinas chromosome 8, Lsat_Salinas_v11, whole genome shotgun sequence DNA region contains:
- the LOC111900938 gene encoding zinc finger BED domain-containing protein RICESLEEPER 2 has product MLNSNQGIIVVTTDIWTTSNQKRGYMVVIAHYIDDSWNLCSKILRFMYVPAPHNAKTLTKALMECLVAWSIDCKLSTLTLDNCSVNFCMMEKMKDKLRHDNLPLKGELLHMKCCAHILNLIVQQGLSAIQSGIESIRESVVFWTATPKRVEKFEEMKDGVSLSSKRKLDLDCKTRWNSTYLMLMSVIPYKEST; this is encoded by the exons ATGTTGAATTCTAACCAAGGCATAATTGTTGTGACAACTGATATATGGACAACCTCTAACCAAAAAAGAGGTTACATGGTTGTCATTGCACATTATATTGATGATTCGTGGAACTTGTGCAGTAAAATTTTAAG GTTTATGTATGTTCCAGCGCCTCATAATGCTAAAACGCTAACAAAAGCCTTAATGGAGTGTTTGGTTGCATGGTCCATTGATTGCAAGTTATCTACCTTGACTTTAGATAACTGTAGTGTAAATTTTTGTATGATGGAGAAAATGAAAGATAAACTAAGACATGATAATCTTCCCTTGAAAGGGGAGTTGCTTCACATGAAATGTTGTGCACATATATTGAACTTAATTGTTCAACAAGGATTAAGTGCAATTCAAAGTGGGATAGAGTCCATTCGAGAGAGTGTTGTTTTCTGGACTGCAACTCCAAAAAGAGTTGAGAAATTTGAAGAGATGAAGGATGGTGTTTCTCTTTCAAGTAAGAGAAAGTTAGATTTGGATTGTAAAACTAGATGGAATTCAACTTATTTGATGCTTATGAGTGTGATTCCATATAAAGAAAGCACCTAG